TAACACGAACATAATCAGATAAAGATGAGCCAATTAGCCGATCTATATCAACAAAACTCTTAGCAATAGATGGGCGACGGTCCGGAGAACCAATCAATAATAAGTCTATATTCAACTCATTAGTTAAACGACAAATTTCTTCTCCTGGTTTACCACTGCTGGTAACACAACGGACTGCTACAGATTGTCTTTGAGCTTCTGCTAAAGCCATTCCCAAAACAGAATTCTTCTCGGGTTTGAGGTCAGTAATACCTGATAGTTTACCACCTAAATCTGCATTAATATTAGCTAAAACCAATTGTCCACCCGTAACACCCCGGAGTAAGAACAAAGCTAAATTTAAGCAATTTTTAGCAGCATCAGAATTATCCATTGCCACCATAACGCGCTTAATGTTCTTGACATAAATGTCATCTTTCACCAGCAACATGGGACGAGAAGACAATTGAAAAACGTACTGACTGACGGAATTGGAGAAAATTGATTGTAGTCGCTTCATTCCCCGTGAACCCATAATAATCAAATCAGCTTCCATTTCGTCAGCGACTTGACAAACCACATCCTTGGGATCACCCTGACGTAAAATTGAAGAAACTTGGCTAGGGTCTAAGTTTAAATACTGAATAGCCTTAGCCAGAATTTTGCCCCCTTCTTCCCATTTATCAGTCATTACAGACGCGGTGCTTTGTGGAGTAACAACGTGGAGAACTGTAACTTTTGCGCCTCGAAATGAAGGTAGTTCTTTCAAGTTCTTGAGCATTTCTTCCGCGTGTCCCAAACCGGAGACAGCCAACAAAATTTTTTGGATCATATTTACGTCTTTGTCGTGAGGGTTTCTGTGGTTTATTGCTGCTAGTATTGAGCCATGGCTGTGCCACGCAAGCTATCAGAATGTTTTTCTGATATGCTGAACAACCAAGTTAAGTAATTAGGCATAAATTAACTGATTAGCAGTCAAACTAATACCAACGAGCAAAAAAGTGATGAATATTAAGTTTCTTTACGCCTAATTACGTGAAGTTACAACTAGGTTGCCTATCATTAAGCATACTGCTAATTTTGCCTGATAAAATTAATAAAATCTGATGTTAGTTATTATTTGTAATCTATATTAATTTTTTTTAATTTAAGTTAAGTAGGTGGACATTAAAAATTATCGTGATGACAAGGGAACAGGGAACAGGGAACAGAAAAAAACTCATATTTTTAAACTTGAGATATAAATAATAACACTGTTTTTTCGGTCTACGCATCTTTGAAAAACATCTTTTTTTGACTGAAACTCTAAACAATATAGTAGATAACTTTAACTTTATGTCCCCAAATTATAATTCCATAAAAATAATTAGCATTGCCACAATAGTATTATCTCTAAATGCTTGTAGCAGCAACCCAAATACACCCCAATTAAAAATCAATAGTGAGTCTTTAAAAGTTGCCATTCCTAACAATCAAGTGAATCTCAAATCACAACCACCAGCTAAAGTTGAAACCCTAAATTTTACTGTTCCTGCTAAATATCAGGCAAAAACCGTTTATCAAGTCGCACCCAGCAACAAAGAGAAAGTCATTGCTTTAACAATTGATGATGGTCCCTGGCCAAAAACCACCGCAGAAATGTTAGATATCCTCAA
The DNA window shown above is from Anabaena sp. WA102 and carries:
- a CDS encoding universal stress protein is translated as MIQKILLAVSGLGHAEEMLKNLKELPSFRGAKVTVLHVVTPQSTASVMTDKWEEGGKILAKAIQYLNLDPSQVSSILRQGDPKDVVCQVADEMEADLIIMGSRGMKRLQSIFSNSVSQYVFQLSSRPMLLVKDDIYVKNIKRVMVAMDNSDAAKNCLNLALFLLRGVTGGQLVLANINADLGGKLSGITDLKPEKNSVLGMALAEAQRQSVAVRCVTSSGKPGEEICRLTNELNIDLLLIGSPDRRPSIAKSFVDIDRLIGSSLSDYVRVNSTCPVLLVRTTV